One genomic segment of Amycolatopsis granulosa includes these proteins:
- a CDS encoding adenylate/guanylate cyclase domain-containing protein, translating into MPKFAQLAKFRVALRTGLGFVTLGVGSSVCGAAAVGLLLFLQGIPADMGDRNWVLLSCAGAYVLLSVLVGSAWSAILHRRTAVWFFQGRRPTPPEARRALRLPRDLALVSGSLWLGGTIILGSLTNVLGSVLDTVGVTLAVGLGGLLTVGLMYLAAEWVARPILIRALEVSPPRNAVSVSVLSRLVITWAVASGVPLLGVLIVAAPPNIGKADQTASLIMLSIVGLLSGAIGTALLARAVAAPLRRLRMAVGLIARGRKDVTVRVDDASEIGSLQVSVNSMVTGLREQDRLRDLFGRHVGMDVARHALEHGVSLSGDVREVAALFVDVVDSTALAYRLPPEEIVRKLNRLFDSVVSAVDARGGLVNKFQGDAALCVFGAPTRLSDPATAALSAARAIRDAVRQEGELDLGIGVACGPVFAGQLGSRSRLEYTVIGDAVNEAARLTEHAKHVSGRILASDTIRSRASPGEQAQWSRHKAIQLRGRDTPTETWTN; encoded by the coding sequence GTGCCGAAGTTCGCCCAGCTCGCGAAGTTCCGCGTGGCGCTGCGCACCGGGCTGGGGTTCGTGACGCTCGGCGTCGGGTCGAGTGTCTGCGGTGCCGCGGCCGTCGGGCTGTTGCTGTTCCTCCAGGGCATCCCCGCGGACATGGGCGACCGCAACTGGGTCCTGCTCAGTTGTGCGGGCGCGTACGTGCTGCTCTCGGTGCTCGTCGGCTCGGCGTGGTCGGCGATCCTGCACCGGCGCACCGCGGTGTGGTTCTTCCAGGGCCGCCGCCCCACGCCGCCGGAAGCACGCCGCGCGCTGCGGCTGCCCCGTGACCTCGCCCTGGTCAGCGGGAGCCTGTGGCTCGGCGGCACGATCATCCTGGGCTCGCTCACCAACGTCCTCGGGTCCGTCCTGGACACCGTGGGGGTGACGCTCGCCGTCGGGCTCGGCGGGCTGCTCACCGTCGGCCTGATGTACCTGGCCGCGGAATGGGTCGCGCGCCCGATCCTGATCCGCGCGCTCGAGGTGAGCCCGCCGCGGAACGCGGTGTCGGTGAGCGTCCTGTCCCGGCTCGTCATCACCTGGGCGGTGGCGAGCGGTGTCCCGCTGCTCGGCGTGCTGATCGTCGCCGCGCCACCGAACATCGGCAAGGCCGACCAGACCGCGAGCCTGATCATGCTCTCGATCGTCGGCCTGCTCTCCGGCGCGATCGGCACGGCGCTCCTGGCCCGGGCGGTCGCCGCGCCGCTGCGCCGGTTGCGGATGGCCGTCGGGCTCATCGCGCGCGGCCGCAAGGACGTCACCGTCCGGGTCGACGACGCGAGCGAGATCGGCTCGCTCCAGGTGTCGGTGAACAGCATGGTCACCGGGCTGCGGGAACAGGACCGGTTGCGGGACCTGTTCGGGCGGCACGTCGGCATGGACGTCGCCCGGCACGCGCTCGAACACGGCGTGTCCCTGAGCGGCGACGTGCGGGAGGTCGCGGCGTTGTTCGTCGACGTCGTCGATTCCACCGCCCTGGCCTACCGGCTGCCGCCCGAGGAGATCGTCCGCAAGCTCAACCGGTTGTTCGACAGCGTGGTGTCGGCGGTCGACGCGCGGGGCGGGCTGGTGAACAAGTTCCAGGGCGACGCCGCGTTGTGTGTGTTCGGCGCGCCGACCCGGTTGTCGGACCCGGCCACCGCAGCGCTGTCCGCGGCGCGCGCCATCCGGGACGCCGTGCGTCAGGAGGGTGAGCTGGACCTCGGCATCGGCGTCGCCTGCGGTCCGGTGTTCGCCGGGCAGCTCGGTAGCCGCAGCCGCCTGGAATACACGGTCATCGGCGACGCGGTGAACGAAGCCGCACGGCTGACCGAGCACGCGAAGCACGTGTCCGGCCGCATCCTGGCCAGCGACACGATCCGGTCGCGGGCGTCACCGGGCGAGCAGGCGCAGTGGTCCCGGCACAAGGCGATCCAGCTCCGCGGCCGGGACACGCCCACGGAGACCTGGACGAACTAG
- a CDS encoding beta-ketoacyl-ACP synthase III has product MHEGHHAVLAGLGAWLPPRVVDNDDLARRLDTSDEWIRTRTGIRERRIADAGTSTVDMAVAAGRNALRSADSELVDAVVLATATPDQLCPASAPQVASALGLSGVAAFDVNAVCSGFIYALATAAGLISGGVAGRVLVIGADAFSRYCRPDDRTTVPIFGDGAGAVVLRAGTADEPGALGPFDLHSEGEHADLLIVPAGGVKQRRSDDPDDHYLTMQGTAVFRHACARMAESARAVLDRSGLAVADVDRFVGHQANIRILQATAKQLGMAGDRVVANIERVGNTSAASIPLALADACHDGHLQPGHRVLLTAFGAGLTWGSTLLTWPDVKPGGDA; this is encoded by the coding sequence ATGCATGAAGGACACCACGCGGTCCTTGCCGGCCTGGGAGCCTGGCTGCCGCCGCGGGTGGTGGACAACGACGACCTCGCCCGGCGCCTCGACACCTCCGACGAGTGGATCCGCACCCGGACCGGCATCCGGGAACGCCGCATCGCCGACGCCGGCACGTCTACTGTGGACATGGCCGTCGCCGCCGGGCGCAACGCCTTGCGCAGCGCCGATTCCGAGCTGGTCGACGCGGTCGTGCTCGCGACCGCCACGCCCGACCAGCTCTGCCCCGCCAGCGCTCCGCAGGTCGCCTCGGCGCTGGGGCTCAGCGGCGTCGCCGCGTTCGACGTCAACGCGGTCTGCAGCGGCTTCATCTACGCCCTGGCCACCGCGGCGGGCCTGATCTCCGGCGGGGTGGCCGGCCGGGTGCTCGTCATCGGCGCCGACGCCTTCAGCCGCTACTGCCGTCCGGACGACCGCACCACGGTCCCGATCTTCGGCGACGGTGCCGGCGCCGTGGTCCTGCGCGCCGGGACCGCCGACGAGCCGGGCGCCCTGGGGCCGTTCGACCTGCACAGCGAAGGGGAGCACGCCGACCTGCTGATCGTTCCGGCCGGTGGCGTCAAACAGCGCCGGTCCGACGATCCGGACGACCACTACCTGACCATGCAGGGCACCGCGGTGTTCCGGCACGCCTGCGCCCGCATGGCCGAATCCGCGCGTGCCGTACTGGACCGGTCCGGGCTCGCCGTGGCGGACGTGGACCGGTTCGTCGGGCACCAGGCCAACATCCGCATCCTGCAGGCCACCGCCAAGCAGCTCGGGATGGCCGGCGACCGGGTGGTGGCCAACATCGAACGGGTCGGCAACACGAGCGCGGCGTCGATTCCGCTCGCGCTGGCCGACGCGTGCCACGACGGCCACCTCCAGCCCGGGCACCGCGTCCTGCTGACGGCGTTCGGCGCCGGGCTCACCTGGGGTTCGACGCTCCTGACCTGGCCCGACGTCAAACCGGGCGGCGACGCCTAG
- a CDS encoding winged helix DNA-binding domain-containing protein, translated as MPETLSPRALNRALLARQLLLRRAKATPLEAVRHLCGLQAQAPWPPYYGLWSRLHGFRPEQLGGLLLDRQVVRIAVMRGTVHLVTAEDCLWLRPCVQRLFDRDLATNASYAKALAPLDLEAVAQRARAVLAGEPLTPSALGKALAAHWPDTPPAALAHAARGLLPLVQVPPRAVWGQSGRTALTTAEDWLGRALDRTASLDDLVVRYLAAFGPASVADVQAWSGLTRLGEVVERLRPRLRVFRTEQGREVFDLPEAPRPDPATPAPPRFIAEFDNLLLAHADRSRVLPEDARRRVFNAPNGVLPGTVLLDGMVGGVWRIHRARGAATLEIEPFRQISTKDRDALESAGARLLRFAAGEDARDVRFVPVA; from the coding sequence ATGCCGGAGACACTGAGCCCGCGGGCCTTGAACCGGGCCCTTCTCGCTCGTCAACTGCTGTTGCGCCGGGCGAAGGCCACCCCGCTCGAGGCCGTCCGTCACCTGTGCGGGTTGCAGGCGCAGGCCCCGTGGCCACCGTATTACGGGTTGTGGTCGCGGCTGCACGGCTTCCGGCCGGAGCAGCTCGGCGGGCTCCTGCTGGATCGGCAGGTGGTCCGGATCGCGGTGATGCGGGGGACGGTGCACCTGGTGACGGCGGAGGACTGCCTGTGGTTGCGGCCGTGCGTGCAGCGGCTGTTCGACCGCGACTTGGCCACGAACGCCAGCTATGCGAAGGCACTGGCCCCGCTCGACCTCGAGGCGGTCGCGCAGCGGGCGCGTGCCGTACTGGCCGGGGAGCCGCTGACCCCGTCGGCGCTGGGCAAGGCACTCGCGGCGCACTGGCCGGACACCCCACCGGCGGCGCTCGCGCACGCGGCCCGCGGTCTGCTGCCGCTGGTCCAGGTCCCGCCACGCGCGGTGTGGGGGCAAAGCGGGCGGACGGCGCTGACCACGGCGGAGGACTGGCTGGGCCGGGCGCTGGACCGGACCGCGTCGCTGGACGATCTGGTGGTGCGCTACTTGGCAGCGTTCGGGCCGGCGAGTGTCGCGGATGTGCAGGCGTGGAGTGGATTGACCCGGTTGGGCGAGGTGGTGGAGCGGCTACGTCCCCGGCTGCGTGTCTTCCGGACCGAGCAGGGCCGGGAGGTGTTCGACCTGCCGGAGGCACCGCGCCCCGACCCGGCGACACCGGCGCCGCCGCGGTTCATCGCGGAGTTCGACAACCTGCTGCTCGCGCACGCCGACCGGAGCCGGGTGCTGCCGGAGGACGCGCGCAGGCGGGTCTTCAACGCGCCGAACGGGGTGCTTCCCGGGACGGTCCTGCTCGACGGGATGGTGGGCGGCGTGTGGCGCATCCACCGTGCCCGCGGCGCGGCAACCCTGGAGATCGAGCCGTTCCGCCAGATCTCCACAAAGGACCGGGATGCACTGGAGAGCGCGGGGGCACGGCTGCTGCGTTTCGCTGCCGGCGAGGATGCCCGTGACGTCCGCTTCGTGCCGGTCGCGTGA
- a CDS encoding Lrp/AsnC ligand binding domain-containing protein yields the protein MPAPDLDKLDYEILRRLQDDSRTIAEAIGAEVGLSAAAVQRRIKRLRQAGVISREVAVIEPSSVGVTMTFIVMVEMEREQREVLDAFRKQAIADSAVQQCYYVTGSADFILVVQCRDMGEFEAFTRRMFFDNGEVRHFTTSVAMERVKVGLSVPLNGG from the coding sequence GTGCCCGCCCCTGACCTGGATAAACTCGACTACGAGATTCTGCGCCGCTTGCAGGACGACTCGCGCACGATAGCGGAGGCGATCGGCGCCGAGGTGGGGCTCTCGGCCGCCGCGGTGCAGCGCCGTATCAAGCGGCTGCGGCAGGCCGGGGTGATCTCCCGCGAGGTGGCGGTGATCGAGCCGTCGTCGGTCGGGGTGACCATGACCTTCATCGTGATGGTGGAGATGGAGCGCGAGCAGCGGGAGGTGCTGGACGCGTTCCGGAAGCAGGCGATCGCTGACTCCGCTGTGCAACAGTGCTACTACGTTACGGGGTCGGCGGACTTCATCCTGGTCGTGCAGTGCCGGGACATGGGTGAGTTCGAGGCGTTCACGCGCCGCATGTTCTTCGACAACGGTGAGGTGCGGCACTTCACCACGAGCGTCGCCATGGAACGCGTCAAGGTTGGCCTCAGCGTTCCCCTGAACGGCGGCTGA
- a CDS encoding SsgA family sporulation/cell division regulator, with product MNTDTVTQSQFVSLNGSSAPVLSRLSYVASEPFAVNIAFRTEHGRWVEWTFARELLVTGLRERSGIGDVRVRPDLSTDEGILILEIESPDGYALVEMEREDVERFLDAATELVPVGAESDHFDVDAFIDEITNV from the coding sequence GTGAACACCGATACCGTCACCCAGAGCCAGTTCGTGTCACTCAACGGCTCCAGTGCTCCAGTCCTGTCTCGACTGTCGTACGTGGCGAGCGAGCCGTTTGCCGTCAACATCGCGTTCCGCACGGAGCACGGCCGCTGGGTGGAGTGGACGTTCGCGCGGGAGCTGCTCGTCACGGGGCTGCGCGAGCGCTCCGGCATCGGCGATGTGCGCGTGCGCCCGGACCTCTCGACGGACGAGGGCATCCTGATCCTCGAGATCGAGTCCCCCGACGGCTACGCCTTGGTGGAAATGGAGCGCGAGGACGTGGAGCGCTTCCTGGACGCCGCCACCGAGCTCGTTCCGGTGGGCGCGGAGAGCGACCACTTCGACGTCGACGCCTTCATCGACGAGATCACCAACGTCTGA
- a CDS encoding response regulator — translation MTAVRILVADDQEVVRRNLRRILEAEADFEVVGEVADGESAVQQARTLKPDVVLVDVRMPRRDGLAVTRALAGPEVAEPMKVVVITTFDLDEYAYTALQNGACGFLLKRSGPRLLVEGVRAAVSGGTLVSPQMTLSLLRLSGRPPCRGRRWTVLSGRERDIVRLVAQAKTNPEIAQSLGITAGTVKTHLRSIQRKLDLRNRVAIATWAWETCEESEVGSREVTTSRVFEAER, via the coding sequence ATGACAGCCGTCCGGATCCTCGTCGCGGACGATCAGGAAGTGGTTCGGCGGAACCTGCGGCGCATCCTGGAGGCTGAAGCCGACTTCGAAGTGGTGGGTGAGGTCGCGGACGGCGAGTCGGCTGTGCAACAGGCCCGCACGCTGAAGCCGGACGTGGTGCTGGTGGATGTCCGGATGCCGCGACGGGACGGGCTGGCCGTCACCCGTGCGCTCGCCGGGCCCGAGGTGGCGGAACCGATGAAGGTAGTGGTGATCACCACGTTTGATCTCGACGAGTATGCGTATACCGCACTGCAGAACGGCGCCTGCGGGTTTCTGCTCAAAAGGTCAGGGCCGCGGCTCCTGGTCGAAGGTGTTCGTGCTGCGGTGTCCGGTGGCACATTGGTCAGCCCGCAGATGACCCTGAGCCTGCTCCGGTTGTCCGGGCGACCGCCCTGCCGCGGCCGCCGTTGGACAGTGTTATCGGGACGCGAACGGGACATCGTCCGTCTCGTCGCCCAGGCGAAGACCAACCCGGAGATCGCGCAGTCACTCGGAATCACGGCTGGGACGGTGAAAACGCATTTGAGGAGCATCCAGCGGAAGCTGGACCTGCGTAATCGGGTCGCGATCGCCACCTGGGCGTGGGAAACCTGCGAGGAGAGTGAGGTGGGAAGTCGAGAAGTAACAACAAGTCGAGTGTTCGAGGCGGAACGATGA
- a CDS encoding sensor histidine kinase → MNTTTGIIRRGGLDMGWPVPVLGALCAVLVAMPVASAPETVSALSVLLAAMGTVLYRRRPPLVIVAASVAASAISVLVTVACGGRAEEGAAAWLLLETVFLLCLLVQSVRRLRIALVLPAAGMLVSAVVLAPLRLGAAARASPAAASVLAWSFGCGLLAACAVAIGLYLRSLDEAREESARAARREQSLQLARELHDWLGHEVTGLVLEAQAARLAGRPAGEVEHALRRIEEAGVRVLDCVDNALCWLRAGGEVAATTGGGRSMAITDLPALVRRFEGLGSIGVVLNLDERAREVGPDVAATVYRVVLEALTNVRRHAPAAREVSVEVRRNAGHLIVRVVNDGVRRQGLLKRGRAGGSGLDALMQRVAALGGKSWAGRVGSAGWAVHVVVPVAV, encoded by the coding sequence ATGAACACGACCACGGGCATCATCCGGCGCGGAGGGCTCGACATGGGCTGGCCGGTTCCGGTTCTCGGGGCCCTGTGCGCCGTTCTGGTTGCGATGCCGGTGGCCTCGGCGCCCGAGACCGTGTCCGCGCTGTCCGTTCTCCTTGCGGCGATGGGAACAGTGCTGTACCGCCGCCGGCCGCCCCTGGTCATCGTGGCCGCTTCCGTTGCTGCTTCCGCCATCTCGGTCCTGGTTACCGTCGCGTGCGGCGGGCGCGCCGAAGAGGGCGCGGCCGCGTGGCTGTTGCTGGAGACCGTGTTCCTGTTGTGTCTCCTCGTCCAATCGGTACGGCGGCTTCGGATCGCACTTGTGCTGCCAGCTGCCGGAATGCTGGTGAGCGCGGTGGTGCTGGCACCGCTGAGGCTTGGGGCGGCGGCTCGTGCGTCCCCGGCGGCGGCTTCCGTTCTCGCATGGAGTTTCGGCTGCGGCCTGCTGGCCGCGTGCGCCGTCGCCATCGGTCTGTATCTGCGATCGCTCGACGAAGCGCGTGAAGAGTCGGCCCGCGCGGCACGGCGGGAGCAAAGCCTGCAACTCGCCCGGGAGTTGCACGACTGGCTCGGCCATGAGGTGACGGGCTTGGTGCTGGAAGCGCAGGCCGCGCGGCTCGCGGGACGGCCGGCCGGAGAGGTGGAGCATGCCTTACGGCGGATCGAAGAGGCCGGAGTGCGCGTTCTCGACTGTGTTGACAACGCGCTGTGCTGGCTGCGTGCGGGAGGGGAAGTGGCCGCGACGACGGGCGGTGGCCGATCGATGGCCATTACGGACCTTCCGGCTCTGGTACGGCGATTCGAAGGCCTCGGGTCGATCGGCGTCGTGCTGAACCTGGACGAACGCGCGCGGGAGGTCGGCCCCGATGTGGCGGCCACGGTCTATCGCGTCGTACTCGAAGCGTTGACCAACGTCCGGCGTCACGCCCCGGCAGCTCGGGAGGTGTCGGTGGAGGTCCGTCGAAACGCCGGTCACCTGATCGTCCGGGTGGTGAACGATGGCGTGCGGCGGCAGGGGTTGCTCAAGCGTGGGCGCGCCGGTGGCAGTGGACTGGACGCCCTGATGCAACGGGTCGCTGCCCTGGGCGGGAAGTCCTGGGCGGGGCGGGTGGGATCGGCCGGGTGGGCGGTCCACGTAGTTGTTCCGGTCGCCGTATGA
- a CDS encoding molybdopterin-dependent oxidoreductase, with product MRLRPSTSHWGAFSAAPDEDGNLEVVPHPADPAPSPLLGNLPSALTDPTRVAAPAIRRGWLERGPGPDPRRGEDEFVEVGWDHALDLLAAELLRVRTEHGNEAIYGGSYGWSSAGRFHHAQSQLHRFLNAFGGFTSSRNTYSTGTSAVVLPHIVGSADDVLRNGSSWPTIVANTELLVAFGGVPEKNVFVTPGGVTRHHTPGFLAQLAERNVEVALVSPLRADLPGQLDAQWYPIRPATDTALMLALAHTLVTEGLHDRHFLDRYCTGYAQFERYLLGSDDGVPKDAAWAGGLTGIPAAHIVDLARRMARRRTFITVTWSLQRIEHGEQPVWAAIALAAMLGQIGLPGGGFGHGYGSMGDTGDIGPDFRVPHLPQGINPVKQFIPVARIADMLLNPGTRYQYDGAERTYPDIRLVYWAGGNPFHHHQDLNRLRKAFTRPDTVVVHDPFWTSSARHADIVLPSTTALEREDFGAGRRDTHLVAMHRIAEPRAQARDDYAILAGLAARLGIEDAFTEGRTAREWLRHLYGTWRDNLAHKGIHVPSFPDFWEAGGFQLPNDESDRTLWADFRADPVTHRLPTPSGKIEITSARVASFGYDDCPGHPVWLEPVEWLGGERASRFPLVLIANQPHARLHSQLDVGAVSQAAKVAGREAVRLHPADAARRGIGDGDLVRVFNERGACLAGAVLTPDLRPGVVQLPTGAWFDPQGSLCVHGNPNVLTADRPSSQLSQGCTGQHVLVEIERFAGEPPGISVTRPPVISRAREM from the coding sequence ATGCGCCTGCGTCCGAGCACCTCGCACTGGGGAGCCTTCTCCGCGGCCCCGGACGAGGACGGGAATCTCGAGGTCGTCCCGCACCCCGCGGATCCCGCACCCTCACCGTTGCTCGGCAACCTCCCCAGCGCCCTGACCGATCCCACGCGGGTCGCGGCGCCCGCCATCAGGCGCGGCTGGCTGGAGCGCGGCCCTGGCCCCGACCCCAGGCGCGGGGAGGACGAGTTCGTCGAGGTCGGCTGGGACCACGCCCTCGACCTCCTTGCGGCCGAGCTCCTGCGGGTGCGGACCGAACACGGCAACGAGGCGATCTACGGCGGCTCCTACGGCTGGTCGAGCGCAGGGCGGTTCCACCACGCCCAGAGCCAGCTCCATCGCTTCCTCAATGCCTTCGGGGGGTTCACCTCCTCCCGCAACACCTACAGCACAGGCACCAGTGCGGTGGTGCTTCCGCACATCGTCGGCAGTGCCGACGACGTTCTGCGCAACGGGTCCAGCTGGCCGACGATCGTGGCGAACACCGAACTCCTCGTGGCCTTCGGTGGCGTCCCCGAGAAGAACGTCTTCGTCACCCCCGGCGGGGTCACCCGGCACCACACCCCGGGTTTCCTCGCCCAGCTGGCCGAGCGGAACGTCGAGGTCGCTCTCGTCAGCCCGCTCCGCGCGGACCTCCCCGGGCAACTCGATGCGCAGTGGTACCCCATCCGCCCCGCGACCGATACAGCACTCATGCTCGCGCTCGCCCACACCCTCGTCACGGAAGGGCTGCACGACCGGCACTTCCTCGACCGCTACTGCACTGGCTACGCACAGTTCGAGCGTTACCTCCTCGGATCGGACGACGGGGTGCCGAAGGATGCCGCCTGGGCCGGCGGCCTGACCGGCATCCCCGCGGCGCACATCGTCGACCTCGCCCGCCGTATGGCGAGACGCCGCACCTTCATCACCGTCACGTGGAGCCTGCAACGCATCGAGCACGGCGAGCAGCCGGTGTGGGCAGCCATCGCCCTGGCCGCCATGCTCGGCCAGATCGGTTTGCCCGGTGGTGGCTTCGGGCACGGCTACGGCTCGATGGGTGACACCGGTGACATCGGCCCGGACTTCCGGGTGCCCCACCTTCCGCAGGGAATCAACCCCGTCAAGCAGTTCATCCCCGTCGCCAGGATCGCGGACATGCTCCTGAACCCGGGGACGCGCTACCAGTACGACGGCGCGGAACGCACCTACCCGGACATCCGTCTCGTCTACTGGGCGGGCGGCAATCCCTTCCACCACCACCAGGACCTCAACCGGCTGCGGAAGGCTTTCACCCGGCCGGACACCGTCGTTGTCCACGATCCCTTTTGGACTTCTTCCGCGCGTCATGCCGACATAGTCCTGCCCAGCACCACGGCTTTGGAACGGGAGGACTTCGGCGCTGGACGCCGTGACACCCACCTCGTCGCGATGCACCGAATCGCCGAACCGCGTGCGCAAGCCCGCGACGACTACGCGATCCTGGCCGGCCTAGCCGCCCGCCTGGGCATCGAGGATGCGTTCACCGAAGGCCGGACCGCGCGCGAGTGGCTTCGCCACCTCTACGGTACGTGGCGGGACAACCTGGCACACAAGGGAATTCATGTACCGTCCTTTCCGGATTTCTGGGAGGCGGGTGGGTTCCAGCTGCCGAACGACGAGTCCGATCGAACCTTGTGGGCCGACTTCCGAGCCGACCCTGTGACGCATCGGCTCCCGACCCCGAGCGGAAAAATCGAAATCACGTCCGCGCGGGTGGCGTCGTTCGGGTACGACGACTGTCCCGGCCACCCGGTGTGGCTGGAGCCCGTCGAGTGGCTCGGCGGCGAGCGCGCCAGCCGCTTTCCGCTGGTCCTCATCGCGAACCAGCCCCATGCGCGCCTGCACAGCCAGCTCGATGTCGGCGCGGTCAGCCAGGCGGCGAAGGTCGCCGGCCGTGAGGCGGTCCGGCTGCACCCCGCGGACGCTGCGCGTCGAGGCATCGGCGATGGGGACCTGGTGCGGGTCTTCAACGAGCGCGGGGCGTGCCTGGCGGGAGCCGTGCTCACCCCGGATCTCCGACCCGGCGTGGTGCAACTGCCGACGGGCGCCTGGTTTGATCCCCAGGGGTCGCTGTGCGTCCACGGCAACCCCAACGTGCTGACCGCCGATCGGCCATCGTCCCAGCTGTCGCAAGGATGCACGGGGCAACATGTGCTCGTCGAAATCGAGCGTTTCGCGGGCGAGCCACCAGGCATTTCGGTGACGCGGCCACCGGTCATCTCGCGTGCTCGCGAGATGTAG
- a CDS encoding purine-cytosine permease family protein: protein MDRTGLTADVFGGRMPTRSGDLVLESHGIMPVPAGNRFGRPVRLLTVFFAPNLTMTAVFSGALGGALGLGFGTGLVALLLGTVIGAVPVAYLATWGPVTGTAQLPMARLPFRRTVALPGLVQWFNSIAWDALVGLFGGEALAQLSGMPFWLAVAVILLLQCAVGVLGYEVIHRVQAVMTAVTAVFFVVLTVKLVGGHPVVTSDSVSGGDLAGAFVLFSTIALSLSISWASYASDFSRYLPSTTSRPQAFVYTLLGLTLSFGWGEAIGLAAGAMISSQTTEGISTLLGGGVLGTVALVVIALTAISSNAMNDYSGSLALQTIGVRLRRPVSAVVVTVIAFALIMWMHGGDLASKFEDVLLVIGYWIPPFVGVVVLDWWSRTRRGRRFDVLTEAAATQPGWPALVAFLLGCASVVPFMNTSVFTGPVAAAAHGADLAYYVGLVVSGTAYALLRLVPAARGNQPERHADTSA, encoded by the coding sequence ATGGACAGGACAGGGTTGACCGCGGACGTGTTCGGCGGGCGGATGCCGACCAGGTCCGGCGATCTCGTGCTCGAATCCCACGGGATCATGCCGGTGCCGGCCGGGAACCGATTCGGACGGCCGGTGCGCCTGCTCACGGTGTTCTTCGCCCCCAACCTCACGATGACCGCTGTGTTCTCGGGCGCCCTCGGCGGCGCGCTCGGGCTCGGGTTCGGAACCGGACTGGTGGCGTTGCTGCTGGGCACGGTCATCGGCGCCGTACCGGTCGCCTACCTCGCGACGTGGGGACCGGTGACCGGGACGGCGCAGCTGCCGATGGCGAGGTTGCCGTTCCGCCGGACCGTGGCGCTGCCCGGCCTCGTGCAGTGGTTCAACTCGATCGCGTGGGACGCGCTGGTCGGGCTGTTCGGCGGCGAGGCGCTCGCCCAGCTGAGCGGCATGCCGTTCTGGCTCGCGGTGGCGGTCATCCTGCTGCTGCAGTGTGCCGTGGGCGTCCTCGGGTACGAGGTGATCCACCGGGTGCAGGCCGTGATGACGGCGGTGACCGCGGTGTTCTTCGTGGTCCTGACGGTGAAGCTGGTCGGCGGCCATCCGGTCGTGACCTCCGACTCGGTGTCCGGCGGCGACCTCGCCGGGGCGTTTGTCCTGTTCAGCACCATCGCCTTGAGCCTGTCGATCTCGTGGGCGAGCTACGCGTCGGACTTCAGCCGGTACCTGCCGTCGACGACGTCGCGTCCGCAGGCGTTCGTGTACACGCTGCTCGGGCTCACCCTGTCCTTCGGATGGGGTGAGGCAATCGGGCTCGCGGCCGGGGCAATGATCAGCAGCCAGACCACGGAAGGGATCAGCACCCTGCTCGGTGGTGGGGTGCTGGGCACGGTCGCACTGGTCGTGATTGCGCTGACCGCGATCTCGTCGAACGCCATGAACGACTACAGCGGCTCGCTCGCGCTGCAGACGATCGGCGTGCGGCTGCGGCGACCGGTGTCGGCCGTTGTGGTGACCGTGATCGCGTTCGCGCTGATCATGTGGATGCACGGCGGCGACCTGGCGTCGAAGTTCGAGGACGTGCTGCTGGTGATCGGTTACTGGATCCCGCCGTTCGTCGGGGTCGTCGTCCTGGACTGGTGGAGCCGGACGCGGCGGGGCAGGCGGTTCGACGTGCTGACGGAAGCGGCTGCGACGCAGCCGGGGTGGCCGGCCCTGGTCGCGTTCCTGCTCGGGTGCGCGTCGGTCGTGCCGTTCATGAACACCAGTGTGTTCACGGGGCCGGTAGCGGCCGCCGCCCATGGCGCGGATCTGGCGTACTACGTGGGGCTGGTGGTGTCCGGGACGGCGTACGCGCTGCTCAGGCTGGTGCCGGCCGCACGAGGCAACCAGCCGGAGCGGCACGCGGACACCTCGGCCTAG